A window of the Gemmatimonadaceae bacterium genome harbors these coding sequences:
- a CDS encoding threonine/serine dehydratase yields MTAEPMLVGIDDVRRAAAVLRGVAVRTPLLRSEALAAACGVPVWLKPEQLQRGGAFKFRGAYTYLASLGAQERARGVVTGSSGNHGQAVALAAKMFGVPATIVMPTTAPRAKRAGAERLGARCFYVGTTTAERLARAEELQAAEGLTFVPPFDDLTIIAGQGTIGLEIAEDLPAVGTVIVQVGGGGLSAGVAIAIKALAPGAHVIGVEPEGSPKLTKAREAGHPVTIPANPTGLADGLLAVKIGVRNFAHLNAALDAVVTVPDALLVDAMRFLLDRHKLVTEPSGAITVAALQAGLLKPRGDTVCILSGGNIEWDGLQELLGDE; encoded by the coding sequence ATGACCGCCGAGCCGATGCTCGTCGGGATTGACGACGTCCGCCGCGCCGCCGCCGTGCTGCGCGGCGTCGCCGTTCGCACCCCGTTGCTGCGCTCCGAGGCGCTGGCCGCGGCCTGCGGCGTGCCGGTCTGGCTGAAACCCGAGCAGCTGCAGCGCGGCGGCGCGTTCAAGTTCCGCGGTGCCTACACCTATCTCGCTTCGCTCGGGGCACAGGAACGGGCACGGGGGGTGGTGACCGGTTCCAGCGGCAACCACGGGCAGGCCGTGGCGCTCGCCGCGAAGATGTTCGGCGTGCCGGCGACCATCGTGATGCCCACCACGGCGCCGCGCGCCAAGCGCGCGGGCGCCGAGCGGCTGGGCGCCCGCTGCTTCTACGTCGGGACGACGACCGCCGAGCGTCTGGCCCGGGCGGAGGAACTGCAGGCCGCCGAAGGGCTCACGTTCGTGCCGCCGTTTGACGACCTCACCATCATCGCCGGCCAGGGGACCATCGGCCTGGAGATCGCGGAGGATCTGCCGGCGGTGGGAACGGTGATCGTGCAGGTGGGGGGCGGCGGACTCTCGGCCGGCGTCGCGATTGCCATCAAGGCGCTCGCGCCGGGCGCGCACGTGATCGGCGTCGAGCCGGAAGGATCGCCCAAGCTCACGAAGGCGCGCGAGGCGGGTCATCCGGTGACGATCCCCGCCAACCCGACGGGGCTCGCCGACGGATTGCTCGCGGTGAAGATCGGCGTGCGGAATTTCGCGCACCTGAACGCGGCGCTCGATGCGGTGGTGACGGTGCCGGATGCGCTGCTCGTCGACGCCATGCGTTTCCTGCTGGACCGTCACAAGCTCGTGACCGAGCCGAGCGGGGCAATCACGGTCGCGGCACTGCAGGCGGGGCTGCTGAAACCCCGTGGCGACACCGTCTGCATCCTGAGCGGCGGCAATATCGAGTGGGACGGTTTGCA